Below is a genomic region from Streptomyces ferrugineus.
GGCTCATGCGCCCCGATGTGCAACCACGCTCCCTGGGCCTTTTCGACGGCGACACGCCCTTGCTCGCGTCCGGTCTCGACAAGTCCGCGACATCACTGGCTGTGACCGTCGAGCCCGACGGGGGATCACCACAGCCCACCAGCCAGCCCGTTGTCCAACTCGCCCTGAAATCGCTTGGATTCGGAGAGTAATCAGGGACGGGTCGTCAACACCCTTACGGGGAAGGTGAATCCTGTGACCGCGATACACGAGTGCCCCACCGGGGCGATAGGGTTAACCTGCCCGGGCCGGGTGGACTCGTACGGGTGGGGAGTGACATGGATCAGATAACAGTGCGCAGCAGGGCCAGGGTCCCTGCGATCACCTGCGGGAGCAACGCGACCAGTTCGCGTCTCGACCGCCATCTCTCGGTACTGGCGGGTCCCGCCGTGCCGCAAGGGGAGGCCGCCGAGGCGACGTCACTGATGCGCGAGCTGACCACGCGTGACGTCGCGCACGAGCGCAGCGACCGGGGTGCACGCGTCCGTCGCGTCTCGCTGTTCGCCCCGCTGCGTCGGCTCCGGCGTTCGCTGTTCGGCGGGCGCTGACTCGTACCCGGCGTTCCTCGAACGACTTCCAGGCCCGCGCCCGGCGCACCACACGTCCCGGCGCCGTACCGCGCTGCCGCCGCCGTCATCCCCAACGGCATGCGTCGGCGCCCCCGGAGCACCACCCGGGCGCGGGCACATCCCCCGGCTTCCCACCCCGCATCCGGTACGTCAGCGCTCGCCGCGCGCGTACCGGCGTACCGCGAGCGGCGCGAACACCGCGATCAGCGCCGCGCACCAGGCGAGTGACCCGGCGACGGGATGCGCGACCGGCCAGGCGGCGTCGTCCGGCACCGGAGCGTTGCCGAACAGGTCCCGCAGGGCCGTCGTGACCGCGCTGATCGGATTCCACTCGGCGAGGGTGCGCAGCCAGTCCGGCAGTCCGTCCGTCGGGATGTACGCGTTGGACAGCAGCGGCAGAACGAAGGTCGCCCCGCCCAGCTGACCGGCGGCCTCCTCGTTCCTGGTGAGCAGCCCCAGGAAGATCCCGATCCACGTCGTCGCGAACCGGAACAGCAGCAACAGCCCCACCGCGCCGACCGCCGCGAGCGCAGACCCCTCGATCCGCCAGCCCACCGCGAGCCCGACCAGCAGGAACGGCACCGTCCCCGCTGCCGTCACGACGAGATCCGCGGCCGCCTGTCCGAGCGGTACGGCGGCCCGGCTCATCGGCAGCGTCCTCAGTCTCTCCATCACGCCGCGATGGGTGTCCTGGGCGGCCTGGAACATCCCCGTCATGATCCCGTTGGCCGCGGTCGCCACCAGCAGCCCCGGCACCAGGAAGGACCGGTACTGCTCGCCGGGCATCGCCAGCGCGCTGCCGAAGACATAGCCGAAGAACAGCAGCATGGTGATCGGCATGGTCTGGGTCAGGACCAGCAGGCCCGGGTTGTTGCGGAGCCGTCGCAGCTGCCGGCCCACCATCGCGCCGCCGTCGTACGCCAGGGTGCTCATGCGGCACGCTCCTCGGTGAGTCGCAGGAAGACGTCGTCGAGCGTCGGTGGTTCGATGCGCGCGTCGAGCAACGGCACGCCCGCCGCGTCCAGTTCGCGCACCAGGCGGGGGAGGGTGAGCGTGGCGTCCCGGGTGACCGCGCCGACCGCGCGCCGCTCGTGGTCGAACGACGGCTCGCCACCGGTGAGTTGATCCAGTACGGCCGCCGCCTTCGCCATGACGTCCGCGTCGGTGACGACGACCTCGACGTGCGCGCCGATCACCGCCTTGAACTGGTTGGGCGAACCCGTGTGCGCGACCTGGCCCCGGTCCACCAGGGCGATGGTGTCGGCGAGTTGGTCGGCCTCCTCCAGATACTGCGTGGTCAGCAGCACGGTGGTGCCGTCGGCGGTCAACTCCCGCACGGACTCCCAGATCCGGTTGCGGCTGGCCGGGTCGAGACCGGTCGTGGGCTCGTCCAGGAACAGCACCTCGGGGCGGCGCACGAGGCTCGCCGCGAGGTCGAGGCGGCGCCGCATCCCGCCCGAGTACGTGGACGCCGGCCGGTCGGCCGCCTCGGTCAGCCCGAAGCGGTCCAGGAGCTCACCGGCCCGCTCGGCCGGTCCGCGCACCCGGTGCAGCCGGGCGAACAGCCGGAGGTTCTCGCGGCCGGTCAGGTCCCCGTCGACCGACGCGTACTGCCCGGTGACGCCGATGCCGCGCCGGACGGCCGCCGGGTCCCGCAGCAGGTCGTGCCCCGCGACGAGGGCCGAGCCGGCGTCCGGGCGCAGCAGCGTGGTGAGGAGCCGTACGGCCGTCGTCTTGCCCGCGCCGTTCGGCCCGAGGAGGCCGCAGACGGTGCCCTGCGCGACGGCCAGATCGAGTCCGCGCAGGGCGTGGACCTCGCCGAATCGCTTCTCCAGGCCTTCACTAAGTACAGCGTACGTAGAAGTCATGGGTCGACCATAGCGCACTACGTACGCTGTACGTAACTAGGATGGTGGCCGAGGTGATGATCGATGGCGGGCCGAGCTGCCGTACCCGAAGTGATCTGGGCGCGTCCCGAGCGGACCGGGCGCGGTCCCAGGCCCGCGTTCACGCGTGCGGACATCGCGGCCGCGGCCGTGCGGATCGCCGACGCGGGCGGGCTGGACGCCGTGTCGATGCGGCATGTCGCGGCCGAGCTGGGCTGCGGGACGATGTCGCTGTACAACTACCTTCCGCGCAAGGAGGACCTGTACGAGCTGATGATCGACGCGGTGGGCGCCGAGCACGAGATCCGGGAGCCCACGGGCGACTGGCGCGCCGACATGATCCGCAACGCTCAGGAGACCCGCGCGATCATGCACCGCCACACCTGGGTGCCGCGGGTGATGTCGGGGGTGTACGGCTTCAGCCCCAACACCCTGCGCTATCTGGAGCACTGCCTGGCCTGTCTCGAACCGCTCGACGCTTCGAACGGCGTGAAGATGGAGCTGGTGGCCCTGCTCAACGGCGTCGTGACGACGTACACCGCGAACGAGATCGCCACCGCCGAGCGCACCCGCTCCGTCCCCTGGTCCGAGGAGGAGGAGAACGCGGTCCGCATGGCCTACCTGGGCAGCCAGGTCGCCACCGGCAGGTATCCGCGACTGGCGGCGGCCTTCATGGAGGGCAGTGAGCCGGTCGATCTGGAGGCGGTGTTCCGGCGGGCGCTGGAACGGGTGCTGGACGCCTTCGACCCGAGCCCGCGTTAGATCAACGCGAGCTGTCCCTCCGGGCCCTCCTCGTGCCCGTCCAGCACCGACGCCGGTCCGCGGGCCGGCTCCGGGACCGGCAGGACTCCGGCCTCGCGGAGGTCGGTCGCGGTGACGGAGGACGTCAACTCCGGGTCGAGCGGCTGGAGTTCCGCCAGCAGGGCCAGGACCGTGATCAGCTCCAGCAGTTCCGATGTCCAGGCCTGTGGCCAGGTCGCCGGGCGGATCGCCGCCAGGGTGCCCGGCTCGGGCTCCATGACGCGGGCCGTGAACCACTGCTCCAGGACCTTCACGCCGGCCACCTCGAAGTCCCAGGCCGCCGGCGGTACCGGTGAGATACGTCCCTCGCCCAGCAGCAGCGCCTCCTCCTCGCGGTCGTACTCGAGGGTCAGCGGGCGGGAGGGGAGCGGCGCGCGGACGTACGGGCGGCGCCCGCCGGGCAGCTTCGGGCGGTCACCGTCGCGGCGCATCAGCCACAGGACGCGCCGGCCCGACTCCACGCCGCGGGCCCACAGCTCGGGGTCGCCGGTGAGGGGCACGGTGAGGTCGGGGCGCACGGCCGCCAGCGTCCAGGCGAGGACGTCCACCGGCTCGACCGGTCCGCCGAGCCGGTCCCTCAGGTGCTCCAGGAGGCCCGGCGCCAGATTGGGTTCCGTGCCGCCCGGGCGGCGGTACAGCGGGCGGACGCGGCCCGGGCGGAGCAGCGGGAGGAGCGAGGTCGCCAGCAGGCCGGACTCCGGGGTCTCCAGGACGAAGATCTGCCGCTCGTCCGCCACCCGCCACAGCTCGGGGCGGGCCGCGTCGATCAGACGGTGGTCGGGGATCAGCCACTGTTCATCGAAGGGCGCGTGCAGGACGCGCACCGGATCCGGGCAGGGGCCCGAGGCGCGGACCAGCTTCTGAGTGCCGGTGGAATGGCCGGGCAGCTGTCCGACCGCCGAGTGCAGCGTGCGGGAGCGCGTCGGCTCCAGCAGGGCCTCCCGGTCCGGGCCCTCGGCCTTCACGAAGGCGTCCCAGCGGGCCTTCAGGGACGCCGCGTCGGGTCCCGTCGGCCACCCCCGGCCGAGCCGCGGCGGTGCGACGGACCACGGCATGAGGTCCGCCAGCGGCGGAGCGTCGTCGTGCGTCACGCTGGGCATCGTAAAGCCTGGCTCCGACACGGGGGTCAGGTGGCGTCCAACGTCACCGTGAAGGAGAAGCGGTCGCCGCGGTAGTGGATGACCGCCGCGTCCAGCACCCGGCCGTCGGTGTCGTACGTGACGCCCGTGTAGTGCAGGATCGGGCTCAGCAACGGGACTTGGAGCAGCTTCGCCGTCTCCGGATCGGCCAGCCTCGCCTCCACCGTGTCCGTGATGCGGCTGATGTCCGCCCCGAGGGCGTCCCGCAGGACCTTCGTCATCGGCCAGCGGACCAGGTCGCCCAGATCGATGCGCGCGGCCAGTTCGGGGCGGACGTAGTTGCGGGCGTGGTTGGTGGGCTCGCCCGTCTTCTCGTCGCTGCGCAGACGGTGAAACGTCGCCACCTCGTCGAGGTCGGGGAAGTGCTCGGCGAGTTCGGGCGGTACCGGTGCCCGGCCGTGGTCCAGCAGCTCGGTCGCCATCCCGGACTGCTGGGCCACGATCGCGTCCACCGAGCCGAGCAGCCGCACGGGGGCGGCCCGGCGGGCGTCCGGCTCGATGAACGTGCCGCGTCTGCGGTGGCGGGTGATCAGGCCCTCGTCCTCCAGTTCCTTCAGCGCCTGCCGCATGGTCAGCACGCTCACGCCGTAGTGCTCCGCCAACTGCTCCTCGGTGGGCAGCCGCAGCGGGTCCTGCGGGCGACGGCCCAGTATCGAGGCGCGCAGCGACTGCGACACCTGGTACCAGAGCGGCAGCTTGCGGTTCAGGACGATCGAGTCCGGGGCGAAGGAGGTCACGGGGCCATCCGTACCGGTAGGGGATCTTTACTGCAAGGGCCTGTTCTGAGTTCCCCGTCGTCCGCGCAGAGCGCGGGCGCAGCGGCGGTCGGTGCGTGCCCTCGGCGTGCGGCGTCGCAGGTCATGTGGCGGAGCCACCTGTCCTGTGGCGCCGTGCGCCGAGGGTGCGTGCCGGGCGTCGGGGCGCAGGCGGGGAACTCAGAACAGGCCCTAGGGGCGGAAGTGGCGCTCCATGCCTTGCCAGACGTCGTCGTAGCGCCGTTGCAGATGGTCGGCGCCCGCCGCCTGTGGGGTCAGCGTCACCGGCCAGCGGGTTTCGAACATGAATGCCAGACCGTCGTCGATCTTCTGCGGCCTCAGTTCGGCGGCGCTCGCCCTGTCGAACGTCTCCCGGTCCGGGCCGTGCGCCGACATCATGTTGTGCAGCGAGCCGCCGCCGGGCACGAAGCCCTCCGCCTTGGCGTCGTAGGCGCCCTCGATGAGGCCCATGTACTCGCTCATCACGTTCCGGTGGAAGTACGGCGGCCGGAAGGTGTCCTCGCCCACCAGCCAGCGCGGCGCGAAGACCACGAAGTCGACGCCGGCCAGCCCGGGAGTGTCCGACGGGGACGTCAGCACCGTGAAGATCGACGGGTCGGGGTGGTCGTAGGAGATGGTGCCGATCACATTGAAACGGCGCAGATCGTAGGTGTACGGCACATGGTTGCCGTGCCAGGCGACCACGTCGAGAGGTGTGTGGTCGTAGGTGGCCGTCCAGAGGTTGCCGCAGAACTTGTTCACCACCTCCACCGGGCCCTCGACGTCCTCGTACGCGGCGACCGGCGCCATGAAGTCCCGGGCGTTCGCGAGGCCGTTGGCGCCGATCGGGCCCAGGTCGGGGAGCTGGAAGGGCGCCCCATAGTTCTCGCACACATAACCTCGGGCCACTTCGTCCAGCAGCTCCACACGGAAGCGCACCCCACGTGGAATCAGTGCCACCTGTGCCGGCTCCACATGCAGCAGCCCGAACTCCGTGCGCAACAGCAGCCCGCCGCGCTCCGGGACGATCAGCAGTTCGCCGTCGGCGTCGCTGAAGACGCGGTCCATCGAGGAGTTGGCGTGATAAAGGTGCACGGCCATGCCGGTGCGCTGGGTCGCGTCGCCGTTGCCGCCCAGGGTCCACAGGCCGGCGAGGAAGTCGGTGCCGGGCGCGGGCTCGGGCAGCGGGTCCCAGCGCAGGCGGTTCGGGTCCGGCACGGAGTCCGTGAAGGGCGCCGTACGGATCGCGCCGTTGTCGGTGCGCGTGAACGCCGGGTGGGCTGCCGACGGGCGGATGCGGTACAGCCACGAGCGGCGGTTGTGCGCCCTCGGCTCGGTGAACGCCGTACCGCTCAGCTGCTCGGCGTAGAGGCCCAGCGGGGCGCGCTGGGGCGAGTTGCGGCCCTCCGGAAGGGCGCCCGGCACCGCCTCCGAGCTGTGCTCGTTGCCGAAACCGGAGAGGTAGGTCAGCCCTTCCGCGGTCTTCCGCGCGTCCCCGCTCATGATCACTCCCTTGGGATCTGATTCCTATGGTTCACCATAGGATTGCGATTTCCCGGGCGCAAGGGATCCGCCGGTCCTCCTCTGGGGGTACGACGAGAACCGGACGCCAACCCGACTCAAGGGGGATTCGGCTGTCGGACCGGTGTTCTACTCTCCGGGCATGTCGTGGACGCGGACCCTTCTCGCCGCGCTCGCGGTCTGTGTCCTGCTGCTGACCGGATCCGCGGGCTGCGGCTCCGGCGATGCCCGGGACCCGGGGGAGAACGGCGTCCCGCCCTCCCCGGTGGGCAAGGTCCTCGACGACACCGACGACGACGGGCGGCACTATCGCGAGGTGGGCGAGGACGACGCTCCCGAGGTCGCCATAGAGGTGCAGCCGGACGCGGACGGCGGCGCGCGGGGAGGCTGGGACGTACGGCTGACGGTGCGCGACTTCCGCTTCTCGCCCGCCGGCGCCGAGCCGCGTGCCGTCGCCGGGCGCGGGGTCGCCCGCCTCTTCGTGGACGGCCGCCCCGTCGCCGAACTGCGCACCCCCGACCACCGCCTCCCGGCCGACCTCCTCCCGCGCGGAACCCACCAGGTCACCGTCCGGCTGTACGCGGACGACGGCACGGTGTGGGCGGTGGACGGCGACCCCGTCGAGAGCACCGCCGACGTCACGGCATCGGAGGCGGAGACGACCGCGACGCCGACGGCGTCCCCCGCGGCGCTGAGCGCGTCGAGCACTCGTTTCCGTACTGGGGGTCGATGTTCACCGGACCGAGCCGGAAAGGCATCATGAAGACCGTGCCCCATCCAGCAACGCTACGCCGGGCGCCCGTGCAGCGCCGCAGCGCCGAACGGCTCACCAGGATCCTCGACGCCTGTGCCGACCTCCTCGACGAGGTCGGCTACGACGACCTGAGCACGCGGGCCGTCGCCCAGCGGGCAGGCGTCCCCATCGGCTCCGTCTACCGCTTCTTCGGCAACAAGCGGCAGATGGCCGACGCCCTCGCCCAGCGCAATCTGGAGCGCTACACCGCCCGTGTCACCGAGCGCCTCGAGGAGACCGGCGAGAGCGGCTGGCGGGGGGCGATGGACGCCGTGCTCGAGGAGTACATCGCCATGAAGCGCACCGCGCCCGGCTTCTCCCTCGTCGACTTCGGCAACCAGATCCCGGTCGGCACCCGCGTCGAGCCCAACCATCGCGTCGCCGACCGCCTCACCGACCTGCTCTCCGGCTATCTCGACCGGGAACCGGACGACGATCTGCGCCGCATCTTCCTGGTCGCCGTCGAGACCGCCGACACCCTGGTCCACCTGGCCTTCCGGGTGTCTCCCGAGGGCGACGAGCGGATCCTGGAGGAGGCGCGGGAGATGCTGCGGGCGTATCTGGCGCGGGTGCTGGACTGACGAGGCCGCGCCGCCGACGCCGGATGGACGGACTGCGGGGCCCTGGCGTGAGGACTGTGCGTGCTGGCGGCCTCGGGCGTGCCGGCGGCGCGGGCGGACCCAGGGGCGGCGGTTGCGTGCGGGCCTGACGCCGGGCGCAGGCGGAATCGAGGCGCGTGCCCCACGGTGGCTGCGGGCGGCGCGGCCGTGCCGGCTCGGCAGCCGTGCGCGGTCACAGCGCTCCTGCGCCCCGGTGGCCGCACGGCCGACGGCGCGCGAATTTCCGACCTCACCCCCGGAAGGGACTCCCCGTTGTGCATACCGGTCGGTATGCTCAGCTCGAGTCAGCGCGTCATTGCCGCCGCCACCTCGGGAGGAACCCGTGTCCCGCACCGCACTGCGCATCTGCCCCCTGTGCGAGGCCACCTGCGGCCTGACGCTCACCATCGAGGGGACCAAGGTCACCGGTGCCCGCGGGGACCGCGACGACGTGTTCAGCCAGGGGTTCATCTGCCCCAAGGGCGCCTCCTTCGGTGCCGTCGACGGCGACCCCGACCGGCTGCGCACCCCCCTCGTGCGCGAGGACGGCGAGCTGCGCGAGGCCAGCTGGGAGGAGGCCTTCGACGCGATCGCCGCCGGTGTCCGGCCGGTCGTCGAGCGGTACGGGCCGAACGCGGTGGGCGTCGTGCTGGGCAACCCCAACGTGCACACCGTGGCCGGTGCGCTGTACCCGCCGGTCCTGATCGCCGGCCTGCGCACCCGCAGCGTCTTCACCGCCTCCACGGTCGACCAGATGCCCAAACACGTCTCCAGCGGACTGCTCTACGGTGACGCCCTCGCGATCCCGGTGCCGGACCTCGATCACACCGACCACCTCCTGCTGATCGGCGCCAACCCCCTGGAGTCCAACGGCAGCCTGTGCACCGCCCCCGACTTCCCCGGCAAGCTCAAGGCGCTCAAGGCCCGCGGCGGCACCCTCACCGTCATCGACCCGCGTCGCACCCGCACCGCCAAGCTCGCCGACCGGCATCTCGCGATCCGGCCCGGCACGGACGCCCTGCTCCTCGCGGCGATGGCACACGTCCTCTTCGAGGAGGGCCTCGTGGACCCGGGCGAGCTGACCCCGCATCTCCAGGGGCTCGACGAACTGCCCGACGCGGTACGGGACTTCACCCCCGAAGCCGTCGCCGACGCCTGCGACGTGGCCGCCGCCACCATCCGCACCCTCGCCCGCGAGCTCGCCGCCGCCCCCACCGCCGCCGTCTACGGCCGCATCGGGAGCTGCACCGTCCCGCACGGCACGCTCGCCAGCTGGCTCGTCGACGTCCTCAACATCCTCACCGGCAACCTCGACCGCCCCGGCGGCGCCCTCTTCCCGCAGGCCGCCACCGACAAGACGCCCCGCCCCGCCGGGCCCGGCCACGGCTTCGCGCTCGGGCGCTGGCGCTCGCGGGTGAGCGAACACCCCGAGGCCAAGGGCGAGTTGCCGCTCTCCGCGCTCGCCGAGGAGATCGACACCGCGACCGAGGAGGGCGAGCCGATCCGGGCGCTCATCGCGGTCGCCGCCAACCCCGTGCTGTCGGCGCCCGACGGCGACCGGCTCGACAAGGCCCTCGGCTCGCTCGACTTCATGGTCAGCGTCGACCCGTACCTCAACGAGACCTCGCGCCACGCCCACGTCGTGCTGCCGCCGCCCCCGCCCTCGCAGAGCCCGCACCACGACTTCGCCTTCAACACCCTCGCCGTGCGCAACCAGGTCCGCTACACCCGCCCCGCCGTCCCGCTGGAGCCGGGCCGCATGGCCGAGTCCGAGATCCTGGCCCGGCTGATCCTGGCCGCCACCGGCATGCACGGCGCCGACCCGTCCGCGGTCGACGACCTGGTCATCGGCCAGACGCTCGGCAAGGCCGTCATGGAGCCGCACTCTCCCGTCCACGGGCGCGACCCCCAGGAACTCGCGGCCCGGCTCACCGGCGACAGCGGCCCCGAGCGCCGGCTCGACATGATGCTGCGCCTGGGCCCCTACGGCGACGGCTTCGGCGTACGACCGGACGGGCTGACCCTCGAGAAGCTGCTCGCGCATCCGCACGGCATCGACCTCGGGCCGCTGAGGTCCCGGCTGCCCCAGCCGCTGAAGACCGTCAGCGGCAGGGTCGAGCTGCTGCCGCGGCCCATCGCCGACGATCTGCCCCGGCTGCGGGAGGCCCTGAGGCGCCGCCCCGACGGTCTGGTCCTCGTCGGCCGCCGCCATCTGCGCTCCAACAACAGCTGGATGCACAACGTGCCCGCCCTCACCGGCGGCACCAACCGCTGCACCCTGCACATCCACCCCGAGGACGCCGAGCGGCTCGGCGTCAGCGACGGGGCGCCCGTGCGGGTCAAGGGCGCGGGGGGAGAGGTCACCGCCCCCGCGGAGGTCACCGACGCGGTGCGTCCGGGCGTCGTCAGCCTGCCGCACGGCTGGGGGCACGACCGGCCCGGCACCCGGCTGAGCCACGCCTCCCGCGCCCCCGGAGTCAACGTCAACCAGCTCCTCGACGGCACCCTGCTCGACCCGCTGTCGGGCAACGCGGTCCTCAACGGCGTACCGGTGAAACTGGTCATCGGATCAGCGCTGTGAGCAGTGCAAAGCTGTGACCAGCAGTTTTGCGCTTATTGCTCGCACGTCAACGTCTTGTTAACGCCGTTTGACGGGACCTAACGTCAACGCACCGCCGGCCCTGGTGGGGTCGTTCAAGGGCGAACGTTAGGTATCCACTCATGCTGACCATCCTTGGCTTCGCCATGATCGCGACCTTCCTGGTCCTGATCATGATGAAGAAGATGTCGCCGATCGCGGCGCTCGTGCTGATTCCGGCACTGTTCTGCGTGTTCGTCGGAAAGGGCGCCAAGCTCGGCGACTACGTCATCGACGGCGTCACCAGCCTCGCCCCCACCGCGGCGATGCTCATGTTCGCGATCGTCTACTTCG
It encodes:
- a CDS encoding ABC transporter permease; amino-acid sequence: MSTLAYDGGAMVGRQLRRLRNNPGLLVLTQTMPITMLLFFGYVFGSALAMPGEQYRSFLVPGLLVATAANGIMTGMFQAAQDTHRGVMERLRTLPMSRAAVPLGQAAADLVVTAAGTVPFLLVGLAVGWRIEGSALAAVGAVGLLLLFRFATTWIGIFLGLLTRNEEAAGQLGGATFVLPLLSNAYIPTDGLPDWLRTLAEWNPISAVTTALRDLFGNAPVPDDAAWPVAHPVAGSLAWCAALIAVFAPLAVRRYARGER
- a CDS encoding ATP-binding cassette domain-containing protein, which translates into the protein MTSTYAVLSEGLEKRFGEVHALRGLDLAVAQGTVCGLLGPNGAGKTTAVRLLTTLLRPDAGSALVAGHDLLRDPAAVRRGIGVTGQYASVDGDLTGRENLRLFARLHRVRGPAERAGELLDRFGLTEAADRPASTYSGGMRRRLDLAASLVRRPEVLFLDEPTTGLDPASRNRIWESVRELTADGTTVLLTTQYLEEADQLADTIALVDRGQVAHTGSPNQFKAVIGAHVEVVVTDADVMAKAAAVLDQLTGGEPSFDHERRAVGAVTRDATLTLPRLVRELDAAGVPLLDARIEPPTLDDVFLRLTEERAA
- a CDS encoding TetR/AcrR family transcriptional regulator, translating into MAGRAAVPEVIWARPERTGRGPRPAFTRADIAAAAVRIADAGGLDAVSMRHVAAELGCGTMSLYNYLPRKEDLYELMIDAVGAEHEIREPTGDWRADMIRNAQETRAIMHRHTWVPRVMSGVYGFSPNTLRYLEHCLACLEPLDASNGVKMELVALLNGVVTTYTANEIATAERTRSVPWSEEEENAVRMAYLGSQVATGRYPRLAAAFMEGSEPVDLEAVFRRALERVLDAFDPSPR
- a CDS encoding type ISP restriction/modification enzyme; translation: MPSVTHDDAPPLADLMPWSVAPPRLGRGWPTGPDAASLKARWDAFVKAEGPDREALLEPTRSRTLHSAVGQLPGHSTGTQKLVRASGPCPDPVRVLHAPFDEQWLIPDHRLIDAARPELWRVADERQIFVLETPESGLLATSLLPLLRPGRVRPLYRRPGGTEPNLAPGLLEHLRDRLGGPVEPVDVLAWTLAAVRPDLTVPLTGDPELWARGVESGRRVLWLMRRDGDRPKLPGGRRPYVRAPLPSRPLTLEYDREEEALLLGEGRISPVPPAAWDFEVAGVKVLEQWFTARVMEPEPGTLAAIRPATWPQAWTSELLELITVLALLAELQPLDPELTSSVTATDLREAGVLPVPEPARGPASVLDGHEEGPEGQLALI
- a CDS encoding GntR family transcriptional regulator; translated protein: MTSFAPDSIVLNRKLPLWYQVSQSLRASILGRRPQDPLRLPTEEQLAEHYGVSVLTMRQALKELEDEGLITRHRRRGTFIEPDARRAAPVRLLGSVDAIVAQQSGMATELLDHGRAPVPPELAEHFPDLDEVATFHRLRSDEKTGEPTNHARNYVRPELAARIDLGDLVRWPMTKVLRDALGADISRITDTVEARLADPETAKLLQVPLLSPILHYTGVTYDTDGRVLDAAVIHYRGDRFSFTVTLDAT
- the hmgA gene encoding homogentisate 1,2-dioxygenase, with amino-acid sequence MSGDARKTAEGLTYLSGFGNEHSSEAVPGALPEGRNSPQRAPLGLYAEQLSGTAFTEPRAHNRRSWLYRIRPSAAHPAFTRTDNGAIRTAPFTDSVPDPNRLRWDPLPEPAPGTDFLAGLWTLGGNGDATQRTGMAVHLYHANSSMDRVFSDADGELLIVPERGGLLLRTEFGLLHVEPAQVALIPRGVRFRVELLDEVARGYVCENYGAPFQLPDLGPIGANGLANARDFMAPVAAYEDVEGPVEVVNKFCGNLWTATYDHTPLDVVAWHGNHVPYTYDLRRFNVIGTISYDHPDPSIFTVLTSPSDTPGLAGVDFVVFAPRWLVGEDTFRPPYFHRNVMSEYMGLIEGAYDAKAEGFVPGGGSLHNMMSAHGPDRETFDRASAAELRPQKIDDGLAFMFETRWPVTLTPQAAGADHLQRRYDDVWQGMERHFRP
- a CDS encoding TetR/AcrR family transcriptional regulator — translated: MKTVPHPATLRRAPVQRRSAERLTRILDACADLLDEVGYDDLSTRAVAQRAGVPIGSVYRFFGNKRQMADALAQRNLERYTARVTERLEETGESGWRGAMDAVLEEYIAMKRTAPGFSLVDFGNQIPVGTRVEPNHRVADRLTDLLSGYLDREPDDDLRRIFLVAVETADTLVHLAFRVSPEGDERILEEAREMLRAYLARVLD
- a CDS encoding molybdopterin oxidoreductase family protein, which codes for MSRTALRICPLCEATCGLTLTIEGTKVTGARGDRDDVFSQGFICPKGASFGAVDGDPDRLRTPLVREDGELREASWEEAFDAIAAGVRPVVERYGPNAVGVVLGNPNVHTVAGALYPPVLIAGLRTRSVFTASTVDQMPKHVSSGLLYGDALAIPVPDLDHTDHLLLIGANPLESNGSLCTAPDFPGKLKALKARGGTLTVIDPRRTRTAKLADRHLAIRPGTDALLLAAMAHVLFEEGLVDPGELTPHLQGLDELPDAVRDFTPEAVADACDVAAATIRTLARELAAAPTAAVYGRIGSCTVPHGTLASWLVDVLNILTGNLDRPGGALFPQAATDKTPRPAGPGHGFALGRWRSRVSEHPEAKGELPLSALAEEIDTATEEGEPIRALIAVAANPVLSAPDGDRLDKALGSLDFMVSVDPYLNETSRHAHVVLPPPPPSQSPHHDFAFNTLAVRNQVRYTRPAVPLEPGRMAESEILARLILAATGMHGADPSAVDDLVIGQTLGKAVMEPHSPVHGRDPQELAARLTGDSGPERRLDMMLRLGPYGDGFGVRPDGLTLEKLLAHPHGIDLGPLRSRLPQPLKTVSGRVELLPRPIADDLPRLREALRRRPDGLVLVGRRHLRSNNSWMHNVPALTGGTNRCTLHIHPEDAERLGVSDGAPVRVKGAGGEVTAPAEVTDAVRPGVVSLPHGWGHDRPGTRLSHASRAPGVNVNQLLDGTLLDPLSGNAVLNGVPVKLVIGSAL